The genomic region GGTATGGCATCGGTGCGCCCAACATCGGACCCATAGGGCTCATCGGCATCATCTGCGATCCCATGTTCATGGGCAtcatgcccatgcccatgcccatgccgcccattcccatgccgcccatccCCATAGCTGGGCCATAGGGCGAGTATGGCATACCAGGCTGTTGGTAAaagctcggcgtcatctGCGTGGTTCGGTTGCTTCCACCTCCGGCATGTTTCCAACCGAGGGGGAGGTCGTCTtcgatctcctccttcgTCTTGGGCTGGCTCGCGCGTTGCCGAGCCTTGCGCACGAAGAGCGGtacctcgtcctcgtcctcgtcctcatcgccacTGAGGCCGGCCGACGCGCCGACGGGTGGACTGTTGCGGCCGGATGGCGGAGACAGGGGCGAGGTGGGGGTAATGTCGAAGTTGGCCaggtcgccaaggacgGGGAGACTCGGTGCGCCCGACTTGGGACGAACTGTCGCACTCGTGGCCGTCGTTGGCGTACCCACCGCCGGGCCTTTGCGTAACTGCGACAGAGGCAACTCCTCGTCAGagtcgacgaccttgagACGCGAGAGCGgcacgtcctcctccgagtCCGACTCGTACCCCGACTCGACCACCTGGATCGGGGCTGGCGCGGGCCGCCCCTTGCTCCGGCTCAGCGGCATAtcttcatcgtcgtcaCTGTCCCGGTACCACGTCTCAGCACCGAGGCGACTGCCAGAGCGACGCGAAAGGGCCGGGGCAGGCGGCTGGAAGATTCTGCTCGTGAGCTCGGGTCcttcgacgtcgagcatgtgggtgggtgggcggTCAGAGTAGGTCGTGGCTGGACGGTCCGAGTAGACAGTAGGTGGCCGATCGCGCGAGGTGCGTGGGCTAGCGTCGTACGGACGGTCGCTCTctccctcgtcgtcgctctcgtctCCCGTGTCCTCGTTGCCAGTGGGGATTATCATACCGCCAGGGCCGAAGGCTATGCTCATGGGCCGCACGAAATTCGGGTCGTTCTCGGGCACGAATTCAGGGTTGAGCATGCTCTTGCGCGAGTTGCCGCTCCCGACACCGAATAGCGACTTGCGCTGAGACGTGTGGTACATCTTACTCTCGCGGGCGTCGATCTTGGCctgcttggcctcctcctttGCGTGCTTACgcacatcctcctcctcgttcgCACGCGCTTGGGCCAACTGCAACTCGCGCAACTTGGCCATCTCACGTTCCCACACCATGTCAGTGCCGAAGACGCTGCGCACGTTACGTGTGCGGTTCGCCGTGCCGaggtcgccctcctcggcgtcctcgtcgggtAAGTTGAGGGCCGGCACACCAGGCGCGTAGCTCTTGGGTCTGGGGTCGTTTACGGCCATCGAAATGGGCCGATCGCTGCCGCCGGGTGCGTAGGACATTGGCCGCTGACCCGGGTCACCGTCGGGAGGTCCCTGACCCGGCggagcgaggaaggcagaCTGAGTACTGCGTGCCATCATGGACGGGCGGTTGTCGCCGTAGAACACCCGCTTCTTGTTCGACAGCGCCGTCTTtcgcgcctcgagctggtcAATCAGACTCGTGCCATACAGCTTGCCTGGCTGGCGTcgctcctgctcgaccgcgaaccgctcctcctccgttAAGCCGCCAGGTAAaacctcgccctccgcaGCCTGGCCCTGGAAgaagtcgtcgtcgcgcgctcCGCCAACCATGAGCGAGCTCGCAAACGTCCGCTGTGCAAGCGAGAGCGGAACGCCCTTGCCCTGGTTGAGGATACTCGCACGTGCGTCTTCAGGCAGCGGCTTCTCACCGAGTGTAAAGCCCTCGGGAATGTgcaccgtcgccgtcggccgcTCAGTGCCCTCCAGAACGCTGGGCATGATGAGCGTCTTGGGACGGAGCAGCTGATGCCGCGCCATGCGGTAAGCTTGGTTGTTGTACTTTGCGGGGCGGAGGGGTCGTCCATACTCCTCAGCAGTGGGGATGTCATCGAATACCGGCCGGGTCGGCGAGCCtgcgtcgacctcgctgCCGGGCCCGTAAAATGAGCCCGGTGGTCCGCTCGCGACGCTGTCCGGGCGGTCGAGGTATACGAGCGaggggcggcgcgcgggcCTCCCGCTGTCGCTGTGGCTGTCAATTTGTTCGAGATTGAGGCTGAGTCGATGCAACCCGCCTGGTGTGAAGCGGGCCCCGAGCtcgggaggagggccgggCATCTCGAACGCGTTGGCAAGAATGTCCTGCTCGTCGATAACAAGGCCGCGCGAGGGCGCACGGCCCTCAGGTGAACGGGGGACTGGTGGACGAGATCCAACTGGTCTCCCAAAGCGCTCGCTCGTCGGTGAGTCCGGAAGGCGGACCATGATGGGCGCAGCGGGTCGCCCATAGTCATCCTCAAGGTTTAGGTGGCCGAGGATAGATTGGCGTCTATTGTGCGAATCCGCACTGGGCCTGCTTTGCACGCTTCCTGCTCCACGCACGGCGGCGTCCGCCTCAGCGCCGTACGCGTCGAGACTGTGCCGACCAGGCATCTCGTCCATGTATTCCTGTGTGTTGTCGCTGATACTCTCAAGGTGAATGGAGCGTGGACGGTGAACAGGCATCGAGACCTCAGATATAGTCCGACCGTGACCAGCACGCGCGGACGCGCcgtgcgcctcggccgcaaAGGTGGCATCGCGCGGCGATCCTGGACCATACGAGGGGGATGCGTAGGCAGGTGAAGGTGGATAGTCGGGTGCTCCGGGAACGTTTGCGagtggggagaggggggagaggggttGGGACggggggtgggagggagaTAGAGGGTTAGCTGGCGACATGTGCTGCAGCTTCGCCTCCTCGCTAACCATATGCTCCGGCAAGTCCCAATCATCTAGATCGATATTCACGTCGGGCGGAATGTCGGGTGGCATATCTCCCGAGTGTGCGCTGAACGTCGACCGGGCAGCACTGCCaggcgggagagggagtGCCGTGCCCTTTccggcgccgacgccggcgaAGCCTTGTCCCCGCGTGACtaggggagggagggagggcgcgcgccgctgctgcgTGAATTGCCTGAAAACAGCCGAGGTGCGGTGGTCGATATATTCCTTGTAGGGGTCGTCAATGTCGTTGTCGTATTCTTCCGTTagaggggagagagagaagaaACGTACCGATCAGAGCGGCGGCCAGCGCTAGGCGGCTGAAACTTGGGTGCTCGTTCATTATGCCTGCCTTGCCACgggtgaggaaggtcgTAAGGTCGTTTAGAatgcggcggcgctgacgAGATGAGATAAGAGATGAAAGATGAAGATGAAAAGGAAGGGATAGTTTGAGAAGAAGAGTAAAGTAGTTGTTGCGTTGGAATCTCTCTGGGACCTCAATCGGCGCCGTCCAAAGTCCCACCCGCCGCACGCGTCCTCAACCCAGGCCAAAGGGTCATGAGCCATGCATGAGCCACGAGCCACGAGCCATGAGCCAAAACATGTTGGAGCCCCACCCACAACCCGCCCCGTCGTGTTCTTTGTCATCATCCTCCAGCCGCACATGCGCATATTGCATGCAAGCTCGCACGCCCAGTACGCCCACCCTGTCCAAACCCGCGCTGGTTCGCATTGTGCATCCCTACATCCTCCGTGAGCGAGAGAAAGGGGCAACCTAGGAATAGTCTACAACAGTTGAGCTCCTGCGCTCTGTAAAATGATGCCAACCGACGACCAGCGCAGCTGGATGCAGCAGCCTCTCTGGCACGGCGCAGCCTAATAGCCGTCGGTAAAATCGCGTGTTACGCTGGAAAACTCGTTGAAGGGATTCTTCTCTGGCTCGGCCAGCTCCATGGGCGTGAGCATGCCGGGCGTGCCCGCCACCGCGGTGACACTGCCAGCCTGGCCGAGGATAATGTCCGACTCGTCCAAGAAGTCGATGCTCTTCGAGTCGCGGATCGTCCGGAAGTTGACGGCGTCAATGCCGTTTGACTCTGCGGGAATGATAGGAGGCGTCATGTGGCGCAGCAGGCCCCATGAAATGGACGCGAACCACTTGTGCTGCTTGACCTCGGACGCGCCAGACTGTGAGCCGAGGCGCTTGTgctcgtccttgatgaggagcttgcggaTCGCAGACTTGCACAGGTTTGTGACCAGGCGGTCCTCAGGGAAAGGCACCTCGTTCTTTAGCACGTTGGAGAAGGTCGTGTTGCGGTTGGCGCCCTTGAACGGGGTGGTGGCGAACTGTGGGTTAGCAGGCGCAGCTGGTTTCAACTCACAATCATCTCGTACACGAGAATGCCTAACGTCCACCAGTCGACCGCCGACGTGTGGCCGCAGCCCTTTATCACCTCAGGCGCAATGTACTCTGCGTGTCAGCTGGTTCGAAAGTCTCGGAGCTCACCCTCTGTGCCGACAAACGAGTTTGTGCGGAAGTCGGCGATACAGCTACGTgtgtcgacgaggatgacgccgTTGGCGCCCGTCTggacggccgcggccgcacCGCCGGGCTCGCCCGAGGGCTTGGACAAGTCAAAGTCGGAAAGCATGATGTGGCCACTCTGGTGCAGGAGAATGTTCTCCGGCTTGAGGTCACGGTAGATGTAGCCATTGAGGTGAAGGTACTCTAGGGCGGCAatgacctcggcggcgtaGAACTTGGCATGTTCTTCCTGGAGGCACTTGCCCGGCCTGGTCTGGAGGGCGCGGAAGAACTCGCCCCCCATACAGTagtcgaggacgaagaagaGGTAATCGGACGATTGGAATGAGTGGAACAGAGTGACGATGAATGGGTGGTTGGACATTGTCAGGATCtcctgctcggcgagaGCTCTTTTAATCTTGTTGCGCTTGATCATCTCCTTCTTCGACAGAACCTTCATGGCGAACAACGAGCCggtcttcttctcgcgcaCAAGGTAGACCTTGCCAAcgtcgcccttgccaaGGAGCTTGATCTTTTCAAACGATGATGCTGAGACTTCTGCCGCACGTGTCTTGATTGAGTTGGAGCTGTACGTCCTTCGGAAGCCAGCACGAGATGGGTCCTCAAAGTTGGCTGCCTGCTTCTTGAGTGTCATCACACTGGTCGAGTGCGCACGGGAGCCGCGTGTACCAGTTGCGGACAGGTTTCCGGGCTTGAGGAACAACGAGGAAGGCGTCGAACTCCTGGATGGTGTGGTCGGTCTTGACGACATTGATGACATCTTGGGCACGGCTGGGATAGGAGGTGAGACGGTCAGATCGACGGCAGTGTCGTTGCTAGAGTTGGCGGTGGCCGTCTTGGAGGGCAAAGGGGGCACCTCGGGCACATCCGCAGCAGACCCCTTGTGGAAGAGCGCTTTAGCATTTGGAGCCGACACGACACGGCGGATGAACCGACTCGCCACCGATGACGCCGATGACTTGTCCGTATTGCCACTACGATGGTTGTGATGGTCCTCGTGTCGTTGTCCCGAGGGTTCGCGCTTCGACTTGCGCGGggtgcgcggcgacgtggCCGTGGCAGTGGACTGACGCCTgtccttggcgttggcgttgatgGTCAGCCCCGCGGGCTTCTTCGAAAGCGCCTTGTATTTGTCCGACTTGCTGCCTACCGACGTGTCGGTACCAAAGCCAGTCGCGATGCTGACGCTGCTGTTGGTCGCGGGggtggagaagaagcgtCCCTTGAGGCTGCTCATGACCTGGGGACGGGCGGtgttgccgccgccgttggAGCTGTGGAGTGATGTGGTAGAAGAAGTGGTCACAAGCGCAGAGGGTAAACCTGGGGACGAGCCGGGAACAGGGGCTCGTGACCTggatgacgatgacgatcGCTCCGTTAAGGAACACGAGTACGCATTCGACGTGGGCCGCTGCTCGCCCGACGACGTTGGCGCCAGAGGATGGTGTGGAGCTGGCAACGCCCACGGTTCAGCGGGGTACGCCGACGGCGGGAATGGGGACGTGCCAGGGCTACTTGTACTGCCTACACGGACGTAGCTCGAGTCCGAGTTGACCCCACGTGTTGGGGGATGCGTTTCGTCGAGTTCTTCCGTGATGGCCGTGGACGATGAGGCAGTGGTAGACAGCGGAGCTGCGGGCGTGGAGGTACCAGTTACTGTTGCAGTCGTGGGCGCGTTGGTtcttgccgaggtcgatgacGGACCAAACTGAGCAAAGGCAGCCTCAAACTCGGACTCGAGGCCAAATGGCTGCTGCACCTCGAGCTCTGGGATCGACGGGGGCGTGACGTTGTCGTCTGACATTTGTTTGAGCTTGAACTTTTTGCCACCTTTGAAGACGTCCTTCCACGAACGGTTGGTGTGGGAGAGGGGTGGATGTGTTGGTGccggtgctggtgctgttgctggtgctggtgctggtgctgaTGCGGGTGGAGCTTGGTAGGTGCCAGGGCCAGTGCCAATACCGCTTTGAAAGGGCTGGGTGGCACTGTGTGTCATGCCGCCGTAATACTGCGGCGGATGAGATGCAATGTATGAGGACATGCGATGGTCGATGGGGGCCACGTTCGGGTCGGTGATGGGAAGGAAAGACAAGTGATGACAGATGACAGAGGGGAGTGTGGAGTTGTTACTCTGGGGAATGCCTACACTACAGAGGGCATGCGGTTGTGGAAGAGCTAATCGAGTTAAGATCGAGAACAGGTAGTAACagggccgaggcggcggcttTTGTCGTCAAGAGAGTAGATGTGTAGAAGTTGATGGACAGATgtgggaaggaaggtggaaTCTGGATTTGGTGGAGCGCGGCTAGGGCGGTGTGAGCGCGTCTATTGTGGGCGTCGCAAGTGGGTGTTGAGTGACGTGAGATTGGATCGTAAGAGTATTGATGACGACTGAGGAGGGAGTGTGTGAGGAGTAatggagagggaggggagaggggagacgAGGCGAGGGGAGGCGATGGAATGACAACCAGACAAATGGTAAGAGCAGTGAGCAAGGGAAGAGTGATAGTGATCAACCATTAGCGATGCTCATTGGGGGAATGGGTCACACCGCCCCCTACAGTAGCACTTTCTCCTCTGAGGCCGGGCCACGCGCTtccacccccccccccccccatCCCCCTACGCTAAAGCCAAGTTTGCCCAAGTTTAACCCTCATTATCACCAGTTCATTAGTAATCCTCTAAACCAGGGCAGCTTCTTTGGTCCTCCTACATGCCAGCTCCTTCCTTGCTAAGCAAAACATCAGTCACGCATTATTGCATCCAACTTCTGTCACTCTCGGGATCATAAAACGGTCTGCGAGCTGCGAGCATGCCGCTCAGGAtgcgacgaggacatgtACTTGGACAGCGCTCATGTAATCGAATGAACACTGAACCATTAGCCATGAGCAATAATGTACATGTGGCGTCGACCCTGGTATACATTCCCACCGAGTTTTCATTAATCCAGACCCACTTGGCTGGCACGTTGGCACGCATTGGCACTTGGGAATCCCGCCACATTTTCTAGTCCTGGCAGCAGGCACTAGGGGTTGTGTGCACAAGGTTATCCCGTGATGCCCAACACCCAGAACGCGTTGTGACCCCTATTTTTATAGGTCCTCTTCAGTACCCGATACCCGAAAGGCACCTTGCCGGCTCCAAAAGCAACGAGGCCGGCAACGAGGCGCGCGTTTCAGCTTCAtcagctcgacgcgctcgagctaAAGTGGACTGAAGGACTGGAGGATTGAAGGATTGGAGCGCCTAGATTGCTGTTCCCGCGTCCCGTACCCGCATCCTTCCGCTAGCTGCTGATCTGGTCAGCCGCTGATCATCCAACGTCCAACTATAGGTGGCGTCTGTCAACTTTGGTCGCAGCACTTTTTCAGGAGCATGCCGGCATTTCAACATTTCAACTCGTCTTGTACACGTTGGCACCTGTACATGCTGTACACCTGTCCGGCACGAGTTGAGACCCGAGTGACACGCGTGCCAACGATCTGTATGCACCACGCCTAGTTGCACACCTCAGGTCATGTTACATGAATGTCTAATGTATCAAGGGCGGTCCATACTAGTGGCCGCGGGTCCAGTCATGGAACTCTGGCTCCGAGATGCTGAGGCGGCGTTGCAACCCGCCCTCCGAGTGGAGTAACTGTGTCTCGTCTGCGCCACCAATGCTCACAAAGTGGATCATGACGTTGGGCACCGTCCTCCGTCCAgtgaggctgaggagcaGGTCCTGGATGAGACTCATGTCGTCTATCATCAGCGCCTTCGTTAAACGACTTACCCCGCTGGTCGAGTTCGATGATGTACGGGTCCGGGTGAATTGGATACTCGTCGAGGATATCCTTTGCCCGCTTCGAGAACGGGCAGAAAGTCTGTATCAGCACCATCTAAAGGTAAACATACCTTGGAAAAGACGGTGACCCGCTGCGAGAGGTTTGCTTCTCCCAACCactcgccgaggaagacATGTTCGTCCGTGCCCTCTacgtcggcgagcatgCTCTCCCACTCGGTCTGGGGCATTTTCGCAATCGTCCCAGCTGACGGGATACGGTAGTCGTCTGGGAAGATTCCTCCGCGCGTAATCCACCATACCAGCGCACGGACTTTATCGCGTcggccctcggcgcccttctcctcctcctggcgGGCTgcttcctcgtccgcctcgatTTCTGCGGGCGTGCGCTCCTTGGCATCCCCGAGGCGCTGGACGAACAGGTCGTCCTTCGCCATcacgtcctcctctgctgctggtgctgcctcgcgctcaaaACCGTCGACGGATCCTGGCTTACCCACACGGTCTTGCGTGCCGTCGTGGGCGAGAGTGGGAGACTTGCCTGAGGAGGATCGGAACGACATGGCGACCAGGAAGAAGATGGCGACGCATAGCAGGAGTGGCCAGCGTCGCTTCATCCGCGCCGGGACGGAGAGGGGGCGTGCCCCacgcctcgaggatgaaggAAGGGGAAGCGCTGCCTTCTCGTTCCAGCTTGCGCTGTGGGCACGTCGGGGCGACACGTTACCGGTGTGGCTGAGCATGGGAGGAAGAATGAGTGGGGAGGGTAGGGGTGGTGAGATGGGAGGGTTTAGCACAAGTACGAGTCGCGGAGGAGACGGAACGTCTGCGGGTTTGTTGACGACCGTGCAAAGGCAAGATCAAGCCTGTTCCGAAACGGCGAGAAGAAAGCGGGGGCGGAACAGTCCAAGTTGTGTTGAGGAGCGGGCCAGAGTAATGGCAACTGACTAGTTGAATAATCGAGCCAcgatgatgaagaggaggtgAAGCAAAGGATGAGACAACTAATGAGCAAGGGCTTGTGTTTGAGCCCCTGATAACGGATTCCGCTCCCTCAAA from Cutaneotrichosporon cavernicola HIS019 DNA, chromosome: 2 harbors:
- the NRC2 gene encoding uncharacterized protein (Serine/Threonine protein kinases, catalytic domain), coding for MSDDNVTPPSIPELEVQQPFGLESEFEAAFAQFGPSSTSARTNAPTTATVTGTSTPAAPLSTTASSSTAITEELDETHPPTRGVNSDSSYVRVGSTSSPGTSPFPPSAYPAEPWALPAPHHPLAPTSSGEQRPTSNAYSCSLTERSSSSSRSRAPVPGSSPGLPSALVTTSSTTSLHSSNGGGNTARPQVMSSLKGRFFSTPATNSSVSIATGFGTDTSVGSKSDKYKALSKKPAGLTINANAKDRRQSTATATSPRTPRKSKREPSGQRHEDHHNHRSGNTDKSSASSVASRFIRRVVSAPNAKALFHKGSAADVPEVPPLPSKTATANSSNDTAVDLTVSPPIPAVPKMSSMSSRPTTPSRSSTPSSLFLKPGNLSATGTRGSRAHSTSVMTLKKQAANFEDPSRAGFRRTYSSNSIKTRAAEVSASSFEKIKLLGKGDVGKVYLVREKKTGSLFAMKVLSKKEMIKRNKIKRALAEQEILTMSNHPFIVTLFHSFQSSDYLFFVLDYCMGGEFFRALQTRPGKCLQEEHAKFYAAEVIAALEYLHLNGYIYRDLKPENILLHQSGHIMLSDFDLSKPSGEPGGAAAAVQTGANGVILVDTRSCIADFRTNSFVGTEEYIAPEVIKGCGHTSAVDWWTLGILVYEMIFATTPFKGANRNTTFSNVLKNEVPFPEDRLVTNLCKSAIRKLLIKDEHKRLGSQSGASEVKQHKWFASISWGLLRHMTPPIIPAESNGIDAVNFRTIRDSKSIDFLDESDIILGQAGSVTAVAGTPGMLTPMELAEPEKNPFNEFSSVTRDFTDGY
- a CDS encoding uncharacterized protein (Glutaredoxin), producing MLSHTGNVSPRRAHSASWNEKAALPLPSSSRRGARPLSVPARMKRRWPLLLCVAIFFLVAMSFRSSSGKSPTLAHDGTQDRVGKPGSVDGFEREAAPAAEEDVMAKDDLFVQRLGDAKERTPAEIEADEEAARQEEEKGAEGRRDKVRALVWWITRGGIFPDDYRIPSAGTIAKMPQTEWESMLADVEGTDEHVFLGEWLGEANLSQRVTVFSKTFCPFSKRAKDILDEYPIHPDPYIIELDQRDDMSLIQDLLLSLTGRRTVPNVMIHFVSIGGADETQLLHSEGGLQRRLSISEPEFHDWTRGH